A region of the Polynucleobacter sp. MWH-Braz-FAM2G genome:
TAGTAAAAAGCCAGGCTTCGGTCTGGCTTTTTTCATTTATCAAGTTAAAAATACAGAATGCCTGAAATTTCAGCAGTCAATTCCAGTAAGCTTTTGGTAGTTGTAACCAGTCTTCCTAATATGGAGGCTGCAAAGAGCCTAGCTCGTAAACTGGTAGAGGAAAATTTGGCCGCTTGCGTGCAAATGCAAGATGGCATGCTATCAGTCTATCGATGGGGGGATAAGATTTGCGAAGAGCAAGAGGTATTGCTATCTGCAAAAACCACCGAAGCAAAGTGGCTCGAAATCAGCGCTTTTATTAAAAATGCGCACCCATATGATCTTCCTGAAGTATTGGCTTTTTCTCCAGAGCAATATGAGGAACAATACGGCAAGTGGGTGAAGTCTGAGGTAAATTCGAAGTCATGAAATTTCATACTTTTGGGGCAAAGATTTTTGGGCTATTGCTGTTGCTATCAGCGCAAGTATTTGCCGCACAAGATTTTTTGCCGCCTGAAAAAGCGTTTCGAGTGGAGGCTACTTGGTTAGAAAACTCCAATCAAATTGAACTTGAATTTTTGCCAGCCAAGGGCTATTACATCTATCAAGAATCGCTAAAATTTCAAGCGGGTACAAAGTCTGATAAGCTAGTAAATATAAGGCCTGCGCTCCCAGCGGGATTAGAAAAATTTGATGAAACTTTTCAAAAAAAGTTACAAGTTTATAAAGAGCCATTCCTAGTTTTTCTAGATATAAAGCCTGTAGTTGGTCAGCCTATGTATCTGGAAACTACCCTACAAGGGTGTGCAGAAGCAGGTATTTGTTATCCGCCGATGACACTTAAATTTTTACTTGCCGGACCTGGCGTTAAAGCCGGTCCAATCCCGGATGTTTTAGAGAGTGCTCCTGCATCCGATGCTCAAAAAACTGCGCAATTTAGTTTGGCAGACTTATGGCGAGAGCGTGATGATATCAATGCCATTAGTCGTTTTTTAGAAAGCACTTCAACTAGCTATTTATTTTTAGCGTTCTTTGTATTAGGTCTTGCTTTGGCATTTACCCCTTGTGTGTTACCCATGTTACCTATTTTGTCCAGTGTGATTTTTGGTACTCAGGGCGGCAAGGCGATATCTAAAAGTCAGGCCAGTATCTTGGCGATGGCTTATGTAATGGGTATGGCTCTGATATATGCCTTAGCCGGTGTACTTATGGCAGCCCTTGGCGGAAGTGTTCAGCGTGCTCTCCAAAGCCCCTTTGCACTAGCCACCTTTGCTCTGTTACTCCTGATGCTTTCGGGTAGCTTGTTTGGTCTTTATGACCTGCGTTTGCCACATTCATGGCATCACCATGTGGATAAGCTAGCTGGTCGGCAAAAAGGAGGCAGTGTTTTTGGTGCCTTTGCATTGGGCGGCATTTCAACTATGGTGGCTAGTCCTTGCATAACCGCTCCTTTGGCAGGCGTCTTAGCCTTTATTGCCCAAACAGGTTCTATGAGCTTGGGCGCAGGGCTGCTCTTCGTTATGGCCTTAGGAATGGGTCTGCCATTGTTATTTATTGCTGTTGAAGCCCGCATATTGATTCCATCCACTGGAATTTGGATGGTTTACTTGCAACGCACTTTGGGGGTATTATTAGTTGCTACGGCAGCTTGGATTGCCTCGCCATTGCTTCAAAAAAATGAGACTGTTGGGGCAATTAAAACAAGCAATGGACAGAGTATTCACCAAGTGGGCGATTTATCTTTTGCAGTGATTTACTCTTCAGCAGAACTAGACGCACAACTGATTAAAGCTAAGCAAGAGCAAAAACTAGTTCTTCTCGATTTTTATGCAGACTGGTGTATCAGTTGCAAAGAAATGGAGATAAATACTTTTGCAAACCCAGAAGTTGCCAATCAGCTCAAGCAAATGGTTTTATTACAAGCAGACGTGACGGCAAATAGTGCTGAGAACCAAGCATTATTGAAGCGTTTTGGATTATTTGGCCCCCCAGGCATTTTGATTTTTAATCAAAATTCAGAAGAACAAAAGGATCAACGCGTAATTGGCTATATGCCACCACAGCGCTTTATTGAGCGAATAAGAAATGTATTGAAAAATTAAAGACGCTAAGCAGTAATCAACTACTTATAAATTATTTCTTAGTTTCTTTAATGAGGCGCGCCGCTTCAAGCGCAAAGTAAGTCAGAACTCCATCTGCGCCAGCGCGTTTAAATGCTAGAAGCGATTCCATCATTACAGCATCATGATCTAACCAACCATTTTGTGCGGCAGCTTTTAACATTGCATATTCACCGCTCACTTGGTAGGCATAAGTAGGGTAATTAAACTCTTCACGAACGCGGCGCACGATGTCCAAATAGGGCATACCAGGTTTGACCATCACCATATCAGCTCCTTCGCTGATATCGAGTGCAACCTCCCGCAAAGCCTCGTCGCCATTGGCGCAATCCATTTGATAAGTTTTTTTATCGGCCTTGCCTAGGTTTTTTGCAGAGCCCACAGCATCTCTGAATGGTCCGTAAAAAGCGGAAGCATACTTAGCAGAGTAAGCCATGATGCGGGTATGAATTAAATTCTTTTGTTCGAGTGCCTCACGAATTTTTCCAATCCGCCCATCCATCATGTCTGACGGTGCAACTATATCGACGCCAGCTTCGGCTTGAGCAATTGCTTGTTGAACTAGGATTGCAGTCGTCTCATCATTGAGAATGCGACCTTGATCATCGAGCACACCATCTTGGCCGTGACTTGTGTATGGATCAAGGGCTACATCAGTCATGATGCCTAAATTAGGAAAACGTTTTTTGAGTTCACGTACTGCGGTTGGAATCAGCCCGCTTGGATTGAAGGCTTCTTTGCCATCAGGCGTTTTTAGCGCAGCATCAATAACTGGAAAAAGCGCTAAAACTGGAATGCCTAAATCTACGCATTCTTGTGCGACTGGATAAAGTAGATCTAAAGATACGCGACTCACGCCAGGCATTGAGGCAACGGCTTCTGATTTACCTTGGCCTTCTAATAAGAATATTGGATAGATCAAATCATTTACAGAGAGGCTATTCTCTTGCATTAGACGACGCGACCAATCTTCACGACGCATACGGCGGGGTCG
Encoded here:
- the cutA gene encoding divalent-cation tolerance protein CutA; this translates as MPEISAVNSSKLLVVVTSLPNMEAAKSLARKLVEENLAACVQMQDGMLSVYRWGDKICEEQEVLLSAKTTEAKWLEISAFIKNAHPYDLPEVLAFSPEQYEEQYGKWVKSEVNSKS
- the dsbD gene encoding protein-disulfide reductase DsbD, producing the protein MKFHTFGAKIFGLLLLLSAQVFAAQDFLPPEKAFRVEATWLENSNQIELEFLPAKGYYIYQESLKFQAGTKSDKLVNIRPALPAGLEKFDETFQKKLQVYKEPFLVFLDIKPVVGQPMYLETTLQGCAEAGICYPPMTLKFLLAGPGVKAGPIPDVLESAPASDAQKTAQFSLADLWRERDDINAISRFLESTSTSYLFLAFFVLGLALAFTPCVLPMLPILSSVIFGTQGGKAISKSQASILAMAYVMGMALIYALAGVLMAALGGSVQRALQSPFALATFALLLLMLSGSLFGLYDLRLPHSWHHHVDKLAGRQKGGSVFGAFALGGISTMVASPCITAPLAGVLAFIAQTGSMSLGAGLLFVMALGMGLPLLFIAVEARILIPSTGIWMVYLQRTLGVLLVATAAWIASPLLQKNETVGAIKTSNGQSIHQVGDLSFAVIYSSAELDAQLIKAKQEQKLVLLDFYADWCISCKEMEINTFANPEVANQLKQMVLLQADVTANSAENQALLKRFGLFGPPGILIFNQNSEEQKDQRVIGYMPPQRFIERIRNVLKN
- the hemB gene encoding porphobilinogen synthase, with translation MKSPTNSLLNFPGHRPRRMRREDWSRRLMQENSLSVNDLIYPIFLLEGQGKSEAVASMPGVSRVSLDLLYPVAQECVDLGIPVLALFPVIDAALKTPDGKEAFNPSGLIPTAVRELKKRFPNLGIMTDVALDPYTSHGQDGVLDDQGRILNDETTAILVQQAIAQAEAGVDIVAPSDMMDGRIGKIREALEQKNLIHTRIMAYSAKYASAFYGPFRDAVGSAKNLGKADKKTYQMDCANGDEALREVALDISEGADMVMVKPGMPYLDIVRRVREEFNYPTYAYQVSGEYAMLKAAAQNGWLDHDAVMMESLLAFKRAGADGVLTYFALEAARLIKETKK